GTTACAGTTCGGTATTTACGTATAAAAATAGCCAACCAAACTAGTGTGGTGCGAGGGTGTGAGCCGTCGTCCTCGTTCCCCGGGACCCACCCCACCAATAGATTCAATTTAATTACCCCCTAATGGGCACTCATGTCGGACGAGGGTCAGGCCGCGGAATCCACGGTGGACGACACGGACACAGAAAACCGAACGACCGACGAGCAAACAGAGGCGGTGCTCGACGCCGAGGCCGTCGAGGCGGCCGAGACGACCGACGAGCTTCGGGAGGTCGTCGACGAACAACAGGAACGCATCGAAGAGCTCGAAGACCTCCTGTTGGACCTCTCGACGCGGGTCGCGGACGGTAACTCCATGGGCGTCTGCCCGGACTGCCACGGCGCGGTGATCAAAGTCGACCCGTGGTTTCGCTCGGCGAAGATCAAGTGCACCGAGTGCGAGCGCGTGTTCCACGAGTATTGACGGCCGACGGACCCAGTAACGGAACGAGATACACTCGGTCCTCGCCAGGCGTGCGCTCTGCGGTTGGGTCGTTGCCCCGACGACCACGTTGGGTGGTGTCGAGACGGCCGGAGACCGTCGACACCGCGCGCACATCTACCGTCCGAGAGCAACTCGCGTCCATCTGGTCGGCGGTACAGTGTACCGCACACGGAGATCTAGGTGTCTCAGAGTCGCGTCGAAGAGCCGGAACGACGAGCGATCGAGTTTCGAGTGACGGCGCTCGGTGCCGACCGCGTGATGGTCGACACCGGGGAGGGCTGCGTCAACCCGTTGGCGAGGCTGTGGCCGAGGCGCCGGCCCGTCCGGTTCACCCCCTTTGCCAGAGGACCGGCACCCCTGCGTGGAACGGCAACCGAAAGTGCGACGCTGGGGCCCGCATCGAAATGCATGCTCCTGTCGCGGTAACGGGCCGAAATCGGCGAAGAGCTCGTCAGCGTCCGTCGAATCGCGATCGGTGACGACCGCCGCAGTATCACGTACTTTACCGCGGACGACTGCTGGTAGCTGTGTCTGCGGAGCGACCTGACCCGGAACGCGGGGCTGAACCCCTTCTTCGGCAACGAGCGACTGAGCGTTTCCTCCCAGCAGACTCACGACGGGACAGAGGTCGGAGAGTTCCGATTTACCGTCGGCGTCTCCGTGTTGGGGTCCGTCACGCGGACCATCGTCGGCAACCACAGCGTGTTCGTGCCCACCGACCCGCTCGGTCTCGACGTGTTCAGCGAGGTCGAAACGTCGATTCGAGCGGTGCTGGAGGATTTCGGGGAGTGGGCGAGGTCGAAGGGTGGCGCGGACCTCTTACGCGACGCTGGCGTGAACCACGTGAAGACGGTCGCTCACCGAGGCCTCGTTGCACTCGGCCTCGCTCGCGCTGCGACTTTCCTGGTTCGAATCCCTCCGTGACGTCCGTCGCGCCTCACGGCTGGCGAGCACACGAGGTGCTCGCCGGGTAGTTCGGCGCGGAAGTATGGGGTCGGAGGGATTTGAACCCCCGATCGACTGATATCTCCGGTAGCGCCTCGGAACTCCAGAGGGTCATCACAGGGTCGGTGATCAGCCGACCCGTTCAGTATATCAGCTGGAGTGTCGTCCCGGGCGCCGTTGCCTCTGGAGTCAGTCGCCATGCCGGACTTGGCCACGACCCCGCCTGCATCACCGGATAAGCCCAATCCCACTAAAGGGGTTTCGGTCTCTGTCGATCGGAGCGGTCAGTCGTCGTCTTCGATCTCCGCCCAGTCGCACTCCTGGCACTTGTAGCCGGTGACGAAGGAGGTGACGCCGGGCATGTAGCCGACTTTCAGGACGTTCTCGCCGCAGTCGGGACAGTCCCGGTCGGCGTCTTCGATGGGTTCGGCGTCCATGACCGACTCGCCCTCTATCAGCTCGGCCAGGCGTTTGGGCGTGACCATCCGCCCCTGCACGACGCGATTGTCTGCCATACCGTCGTATCGCCGCGCCCGCCCGTAAGCCCTTCCACTCAGGATGAGACGCAGTAGCTGGGACGACTGCTGGAACGGAGAACAGAAGCACCGCAAACAGCGTGAAAGCCCCGACGCGTTCGACTTCTGCGACTCGCTGCGCTCCTCACCTCCGCCCTCGCTCGCTTCGCTCGCGAGGCCATCCGGTTGCGGTGCTTGCGTCGTCTCGTACGTCGAACGCGTCGCCCCTTTCATTCCCACCCGCGTAGCTGGACCGGACAGTCTGTGCGGGCGGGAATGAAAGGGGCCGTTCGTTCCGGGAACCCGGGCAACGTAAGCACTGGAGCGAGCAAAGCGAGCGAAGCGCGCAGCGAGCCCCGGGACCGGAACGAACGGGGGCTTTCACGCTGTTCGCGGTTCCAAGATAAGCAGCGGTGCAGTCGCCGTCACGGACAGACCCCTCGACAACTCACAGCCAGGGTGCGCGTTCGTCGTCGCTGGTGACGTAGTCGGAGACGCGGCCGGGGACGGACTCGTCGTCGTCCTCGTCCGCGTCGTCCTCCACGTCGACCGCGTCATCGGGTTCGCCGCCGTCGGCGACCGCCGGGTCGTCCGCCCGAGTCGCACCGGACACATCGACGTACTCCCGGTCGCCGTCGGGGTCGAAGGCGAACAGCGCCGTTACGCCCAGGACGGCCAGCGCGATGGGCGCGTCGCCCGGGACCAATCCGAAGATCGAGAGCGGAAGGACCCCCAGAGCGACGGCGCTGCCGAAGCGGAAGCGGTCGATGTCCACTACCGCACGGAGCCACGGGCCCAAAAGCGCCACGAGCAGGGCGAAGCCGACACCGACGCCGGCCGCGGCGACCGCCCGCGCGATCAGTTCGGGGTCGGTCGTCACGGACAGCGAGACGCCGCTGGGGTCGAAACTCGCGACGAGGCCGAGGGCGATGACGAT
This DNA window, taken from Halosimplex litoreum, encodes the following:
- a CDS encoding DUF5795 family protein, with the translated sequence MADNRVVQGRMVTPKRLAELIEGESVMDAEPIEDADRDCPDCGENVLKVGYMPGVTSFVTGYKCQECDWAEIEDDD
- a CDS encoding DUF5794 domain-containing protein, giving the protein MSSSQHPVALTVERRVGGATKLLATIMCLPLVDGIFPALVLAGALSDPVGILEVGLLIFGGSATVAVVLAEMDGSRKEVATAILAVGAVLIPVAAVEAALAPTIRDMLNMPVFSRFAGLVILTVAAKTASARIGEYLPRPAIVIALGLVASFDPSGVSLSVTTDPELIARAVAAAGVGVGFALLVALLGPWLRAVVDIDRFRFGSAVALGVLPLSIFGLVPGDAPIALAVLGVTALFAFDPDGDREYVDVSGATRADDPAVADGGEPDDAVDVEDDADEDDDESVPGRVSDYVTSDDERAPWL